A section of the Leptotrichia sp. HSP-342 genome encodes:
- a CDS encoding sugar O-acetyltransferase: MTELEKLKAGLEYNFYDKEVAGIKGNALKKCQILNSIDPMDNEKQLAAIKDLFGTVKNNASVQPFFNCDNGKNIHVGEDFLANYNVTILDIAEVRIGDYCMIGPNTLITTVGHPISPKGRRERKAQGMPVNIGNDVWIGGNCTILPGVTIGNNVVIAAGAVVTKDVPDNSVVGGVPAKVIKQIENDL; this comes from the coding sequence ATGACAGAACTGGAAAAATTAAAAGCGGGACTAGAATATAATTTTTATGATAAAGAAGTGGCAGGTATAAAAGGAAATGCATTGAAAAAATGTCAAATACTCAATTCGATTGATCCGATGGATAATGAAAAACAGCTTGCCGCTATAAAGGATCTTTTTGGAACAGTAAAAAATAATGCTTCTGTGCAGCCATTTTTCAACTGTGATAATGGGAAAAATATTCATGTGGGAGAAGATTTTTTAGCAAATTACAATGTTACAATTCTGGATATTGCAGAAGTTAGAATTGGAGATTACTGTATGATTGGGCCTAATACATTAATAACAACAGTGGGACATCCGATTTCTCCAAAAGGACGACGGGAAAGAAAAGCACAGGGAATGCCAGTAAATATAGGAAATGATGTTTGGATTGGTGGCAACTGCACAATTTTGCCTGGTGTTACGATAGGAAATAATGTTGTTATTGCGGCTGGGGCAGTTGTTACAAAAGATGTACCTGATAATAGTGTTGTGGGTGGAGTTCCTGCGAAAGTTATAAAACAAATTGAAAATGATTTGTAA
- a CDS encoding Gfo/Idh/MocA family oxidoreductase: MMTIGIIGNGKSANRYHLPFLLQRKDKIKVKTIVTNNLENKTWKRIDGIHYTDKIEELYNDSEIDLVVICLRSDLHYKYAKEVLEYGKNCLVEKPFVETLEEAQELFRLAKEKGLIVQPYHNRRFDSDFLTTMKVIESGKLGEILEIESNYDYYRAEVPENVKEYDGKLANTFLYGHGTHVLDQIISRYGNPDKVHYDVRQLLGTNRMNDYYDMDLFYERENGKSLKVSVKGSYFRIKPRASFIVYGTKGCFIKETEDRQEEHLKLFYMPDNVDFGIDLPKHYGTLIYYDEKGNYHEEKVISEKGDYGRVYDDLYEAIKNGKEKTVKDEEILCQIKILEEGSKDLK; this comes from the coding sequence ATGATGACGATAGGAATTATTGGAAATGGAAAAAGTGCAAACAGATACCATCTGCCATTTTTACTGCAAAGAAAAGATAAAATAAAAGTGAAGACCATTGTTACAAATAATTTGGAAAATAAGACTTGGAAGAGAATAGACGGGATTCATTATACTGATAAAATTGAAGAACTGTATAATGATTCTGAAATTGATTTGGTTGTTATCTGCCTAAGATCCGACTTACATTATAAATACGCTAAAGAAGTGCTGGAATATGGTAAGAACTGTCTTGTGGAAAAACCTTTTGTTGAAACATTGGAAGAAGCACAGGAGTTATTTAGGTTAGCTAAGGAAAAAGGTCTAATTGTGCAGCCTTATCACAATAGAAGATTTGACAGCGATTTCTTGACTACAATGAAAGTGATTGAAAGCGGGAAATTAGGAGAGATTTTGGAAATTGAGTCTAATTATGATTATTACAGGGCAGAAGTGCCTGAAAATGTGAAGGAATATGATGGAAAACTGGCAAATACATTTTTATATGGGCATGGGACGCATGTCTTGGATCAGATAATTTCACGATACGGTAACCCTGATAAAGTACATTATGATGTAAGGCAGCTTCTTGGGACAAATCGGATGAATGACTATTATGATATGGACTTATTTTACGAAAGGGAAAATGGAAAAAGTTTAAAAGTCAGTGTAAAAGGAAGCTACTTTAGGATAAAACCTAGAGCCTCATTTATCGTATATGGAACTAAAGGGTGCTTTATAAAAGAAACGGAGGATAGACAAGAAGAACATTTGAAGTTATTTTATATGCCAGACAATGTAGATTTTGGAATAGATTTGCCAAAACATTATGGAACGCTAATTTATTATGATGAAAAAGGAAATTATCATGAGGAAAAAGTAATTTCTGAAAAAGGTGATTATGGTAGAGTTTATGATGACTTGTATGAGGCAATAAAAAATGGGAAAGAAAAAACTGTTAAGGATGAGGAAATACTTTGTCAGATAAAAATTCTGGAAGAGGGAAGTAAGGACTTAAAATAG